The DNA sequence TCTGATCAACTAAAACCTGTAATTGTCTGTCTGCAGATTGTTTTGCGGCTAAAGCCTGCTCGTATTGCTGTTCTGTAATAGAGTGGTCTTTTACAAGATTAGCATATCTCTTCAAATCCTGAGAAGTTTTCCAGACATTTACTTTTGCTGCTTCTATCTGAGCATTAGCTGTTACTACTGCCGCTTCTGAAGATCCGATATTTTTTGAAGTAGCTGTTGTGGTAGCTTCTGCATTTGAAATATTACTTTTAGCGGTAGATAATGCTGCCTGAGCCTGGTCAAGAGCCATTTTCTGATCTCTGTTATCCAAAATCACCAACGTATCTCCTTTCTTTACAAACTGGTTGTCTTTCACTTTTACCTGAGCTACATAACCTGAGATTTTAGAAATTACCGGTGCCATATTGGAAGAGATCTGAGCATCGTCAGTTTCTTCATGATACTGTCCGTACGTAAAGGCTCTGTAACCATAGATTCCTCCCCCGATTACTACTGCCGCTAAAATGATAGGAAAAACTAAACTTTTTTTCTTTTTAGGTTCAGCTGCCTGTGTATTATTATTTTCCATTTTGGTTTCGATCTGATTATTTAATTGTTAAAGTTCCTGTTGTCTGTAATAGTTTTCTGTATGCCAAGGCAGCATCTGCTTTAGCATTGATCACTCCAACGTTCGCAGCAATCTGAGCCGCGTCTGCATCCAATAATTCTGTCATTGTTGCAAGACCGTTGTCGTATTTATTTTTTGTAATTCTGTAATTTTCATTAGCCTGCTCAGCTGATTTTTCAAAAACAGCAATTCTCTTTTTTGAATAGTCTGTATTCTGATACTCTCTGTTGACGTCAAGTTTAATGTTGTCATTCAGTAATTCATCCGTAGCTGCCAATTGCTTTTCTCTCGCTTGTGACTGTCTTAATGAAGAATTTTCTTTCCACAGGTTGGATAGGTTATAAGAAACTCCAATTCCTACGTTGATAGCATTGTATACGGTAAGAAACTTAGGAATATCTGCGGCTACATACCCTCCGGTAAATGCGATAGAAGGAAGGTTTTCAGCTTTTGCAGCTTTTGATCCCAACTCTGCCGCTTTTCTCTGTTGTGCTAAGGCCTGTAAATCTTTACGGTTCTCTCTGGCTTCAGTAACATAAAAGTCAACCGGTTTCACATCTGAACCTTCCTCAATATAATTTTCATCTACTGCCAGTTCTGTAGTTTCAGGAAGACCTAATAAAAGATCCATATTGATATTGGCAATATTATAGTTATTCTTAGCTTCCAATAACTGAAGTTCGATATTTGAAGTCTGAAGATTCGCCTTCAATCTGTCGTTTCTTGCAATCAAACCATTATTTTCCATTTTAAGGAAAGTCTCATCTCTTTTTTGAGAAGCGGCAAGGTTTTCTTCAAAAACTTTGATAGACTGATTAGCTTTAAATAAGTTGTTATAAGCCTGGGCAACATTATAAGCAATTGCAATTTTGTCGTTCTCAGTACTTAATTTTGAAGCTTCCACCAAATATTTTGCAGACTGGATACCATATTTAATTCTTCCGCCACTATAAATGGGAACACTAAGATTGGCTGAGCCATAAGCTACCTGATGTACCTCGGGACCTCCTGCTCCTGAAACACCCGGAAGTTTGATGTCTACATTTGGTTTTATCGGAAGGTACATATAGCTACCTGATACTTTTAATTCCGGCAACTGTCTGTTTTTAGCTTCCAAAAGATCAGCTGTAGCCTCTTCGATCTTGGCTGCATCGATCTTGAGATTCTTGCTGTTCTGGATTCCCAACTGTACAGCTTCGTCAAGAGAAAGTGTTTTTTTCTCCTGAGCATTTGCATTTGCTATCCCTACGAATAGTGATAATGCAATCACTGAGTTATTTATTCTCTTCATAACCTAAAAGGTCTTTTAGTAAGTATTTAATATGTTTATTAAGTTCTGTATAGTATTTTTCATCAAAAGCTTCTTCATCTTCTGTTTCATTCAGGAACTCTTTATACATTTCTTTTGCATTGAATGCATAAAATAAAGTTCCGCTTACCGTGGAATGAAGGAGATAAATAGGTGGATTTTTGGTGAAAATTCCATTTTTAAGACCGCTTTCCAATATTTGTGAATACATAGAAAGGAATCCCATTTTAGTTTGCTTTAAAAATTCTACAATCTGAGGGTTCTTGGTATACACCTGCTCTCTCTGCATAATCCTGTAAAAGCATTTTTGAGTACGGATCTTGTTAGAAAACTGATCAATTACTTTTTCAATTTTCTGCCATTCATTGATATCGGTTCGTCCCAAAAGATCTTTTGAAAAGAACTGACCTTCATTCATTCTGTATTCTACTAATTTCTCATAAAGTTTTTCCTTTGAGCCAAAATAATAAGAGATCATAGAAATATTAACATTCGCATCCTTTGCAATTTCGCGGGTGGAAGTTCCTTCGAATCCCTTCTCTGCAAAAAGCTTCTCGGCTGCGAATAATATATTTTCTTCTTTTGAAATCATGTTAGTGTTCATTTTTCAGGGCGCAAATGTACACAAGTTTTAACACAAATCAAACGATTGATTGATTTTTTAATATAGATTTAATTTATTGTAAAGAAAAGACGGTTTCTATAATCTAATACCAGACTCATAAGAAAGTCTTTTTATACAACAAAAAACTTCAGTAATTCCCTGTTTTATTTGAAATTCCGGCAATACCTTAAAATGAACAAAAACTCCGGTAACAATACCGGAGTTTCATTTATGTGCTTTTGTGAATATATCTTGATAGCTTTATACCTAAATCGGTCCATACAATTTTAGGATTTCCGTTTCTGGTAAGATGCAGATCGGCTGTATTGATTTCTTCCAAAATAGGTTCAATATTGGCTCCACTGATGAATTTTGAAAATCCTCCCCAGTTGAACCCGTTTGCATCTATCTTTTTATACACCAGATTTTCGGATTGATAGTTCTGAAGAAGTGCCAGTCTGAAGATCTCAGAACAATAGTTCAGGAAGTTCTTCTGTTTTTCCCTGTTCCATCCCGCAATTTCTCTCGCCCAAAGAATGATACTCCTCAAATACTCTGGTTTCTTTTTTACCATAAAGGCATCTCTCACCCATTGTACAAAGAGTTTTTCAAATTCATTGGTTTTATCTCCTGAATTGAGGAGTTTTATCGCATCATTAAGGTCTCCCTGCGCTTCATGAACAATCTCTTTCACTTTTTCATCTGAAACAGAAAAGTTCTTTTTGAGATAGTTTTCAATATCTTCATCATGTAGTCTAGGGATTTCTACAATCTGTGTTCTGGAAAGAATGGTAGGAAGGATGTCATTGGTGCTTTCTGCCGTAAGAAGGATAATTGTTTTTGCAGGAGGCTCTTCTAAAAATTTCAAAAATTTGTTTGAAGCCGCGGTATTCATTTTATCTGCTCTCCAGACAATAAGGATTTTGGTTCCTCCTTCAAAACTCTTCAAAGAAAACTTCTGGTTCTGGTCATCAATTTCATCTGCGGAAATAAACAGCTGCTTGTTTTCCGACTCTAAGAAAGCAGTCCAGTCATCATAGCTTGCATATGGAGAAGCCATGATCATTTCTCTGAATTCATCAAATTTATTCTTACTTAAAGAATTTCTATTGTCCGTAAAAACAGGAAAGCTGAAATGCAGATCCAGGTGATTGAGATGTTCTACCTTCGCTGCAGCATGCTCATTTTCACGATTTAAAATTTCTTTTGCATACGCCAAAACCATAGGAAGTGTTCCGTATCCCTCTTTTCCTACAAAAAGTTGGGCATGGCTCACTCTGTTTTCAGCAATGCTTTCTCTAAGAAGTTTTTTCAGATTTGTCTGTCCGGCGATGTTCTCCCAATTCATGTTTCAAAGATAAAAAATCTTATTTCAATTTATAAAATTAAGTCTTCTTAAAATGTAAAATGCAATTAAAACCATTAAGAAGGATTGAAGAAATAAAGTATAATTAAGATGAATCATTCTGATTTTAAAGCTTAAAGCGAAGCTTAACTTAATACTCTTAACACCTTAATATAACCTTAATGGTTCAAAATAAAAGTTTAAAAAACAAAAGTATACCTGTCATATCATAGGAAACATCAATAATAAGATTAGAATAAAACTTAAAATTAAATTTTGCACAATTTAATTTTATGCAATAAATTTGTAGGACAAAATTTTTCGTAAATTCATTACGATTTCACACCATTTCAAATAGTAAAAATCATACACCAATGGATACAAACCTGGAACAAAAAATCAAAGGAATATTTCAACAACAGAAAGCCTTTTTCAAAACCAATCAGACAAAAGATATTGAATTCAGAAAAGCACAATTAAGAAAATTCCGTGAAGTTTTCTTACAACATACAGATGATCTTTGTGAAGCCTTATCTATTGATCTGGGGAAAAGCAGAAAGGAAGCTGAGTATGTGGAAATTCAAATTGTCATTAGTGAGCTGGATTATTTTCTGGAGAATATTGATGAATGGGCAAAACCTACTCCTGTCCCTTCAAAACCACATCCGTCAGGAGCTGAAGTGATAAGCAAAATAATGTACGAACCTTATGGTGTTACCTACATTATTGGTCCTTTCAACTATCCTGTTCAGCTTACATTCAGTCCGCTTATCGGAGCTTTGATTGCCGGAAATACAGCGATTCTGAAACCTTCTGAAAATACGCCTCATGTGGCCCAGGTTCTTGAAAACATTGTAAAAGAATCTTTCGATGAATCTTATGTGGCAGTTATTCAGGGAGCGATTGAAGAGAATACCTTGTTATTAAGCCTTCCTTTTGATTATATTTTCTTTACCGGAAGTCCGAACGTTGGAAAAATTGTGATGAAAGCAGCCGCGGAACAATTAATTCCTCTTGCACTGGAGCTTGGAGGAAAATCACCAACGATTGTTCATCAAGATGCGGATCTAGATAAGGCTGTAGCAAGAATATCTTATGGGAAATGGATCAATTGCGGTCAAACGTGCGTTGCTCCGGACTATATTTATATCCACGAATCTGTAAAGGATGCATTCATTAAGAAATTTAAAGCTCATTTAAATACTGCTTACGAAGGTCAGTCATTAGGAAAAATCGGGAAAATTGTAAGCCAGAATCAGATAAAACATCTGGCAGGTTATCTGGAAGCAGCACCTGAAAAAGTAATTTACGGAGGAAGCTATGATCTGGAAACCCGTCATTTTGAAGCTACTTTAATGGATAATATCACCTGGAACGATCAGGTAATGCAGCAGGAAATCTTCGGTCCAATACTTCCTATAATGACCTATAATGATATTAATGAGGCTCTGGAAGAAATAAACAACCGCCCGAAACCATTGGCACTCTATGTTTTCACAGAAAACCAGGAATTTGCTGATAACGTTTTACATCATACCACAAGCGGAGATGCAGAGATCAACAGTACGATCATCCATGTAGGTTCGCATTATTTACCTTTTGGAGGTGTGGGAACTTCAGGAATGGGAAAATACCATGGGAAATTCAGCTTTGAAAGCTTTAGCCACAGCCGATCTGTGCTTCAGGTAAAATAAACAATAGTAATAATATATTGCATAAACTAAGGCTGTTCTATATTGGACAGCCTTTTTATATAACAGAATTGATATTTTAACGGGTGAAAATTTGCATTTTTCTTTGAAAGAAAGGCCCTTAACAAACTTTAACCACATATAATTTTTACAATTCATTAATATTTAAGATATTTGCGCATTGTTAAAAATAAAGAATGAAAAAAATCTTTGTAGTATCATTCATATCAGTTGGATATTTTCTGAATGCACAGAGTCTAAGCAACTCACCTTATGCAACCTATGGAATTGGAGATGTGAAATATGATAATACGATCGAGACTACTTCTATGGGAGGTATATCAACTGCTTTTATAAGTGATTTCACCAGTAGTTTTAATTTTGCCAACCCGGCAAACAACGCCAATTTCGAACTTACGAGTATCAGACTGGAAGCTACCAATGAAAACAATTATTTCAAATCGAACTATAACGATATGAAATCTACAAAGCATTCTACGTATCTTTCTAATATTTCTCTTGCATTTCCACTATCTCCAAAAGTGAAAATGGGGATCTCTTATCAGCCATACAGTTCTAAAAGCTACGATATCGTAACTGAACAATTTGCTGCGGACGGAACTCCAATGTATAAAAATAACTTTAAAGGTAGCGGAACATTAAATGCGGCACAGGTTGCTGTTTCCTATAAAATTAATCAGGAACTTTCTGTGGGAGCAAGAGCTAATCTTTATTTTGGAGACCTTAATGACCTTAACGAATTCCGTGCGTACAACCCTGCTACAGGTAGTTATGCCGGTGAATATGTTAATGGTTATCAGACTAAAAACAGAGTCAGAAACTTTAATTTTACGCTTGGTACAAGCTACCAGACTTTAAATACCCGTACTGATAAGAAATTCACAGTAGGAGCAACTGCTACTTTTGGGAATACCAGTAATATGACTACTGAGTATGTCAACAGTACTTACAGATATTCTGATGCTCAGGAAACCAATAAGGTTTATGAGACTATCATAGAGCAGAAGGAAACAAAATCTAAAAACCTTCTTCCATTACAGGCATCCGTAGGGGTTGGATATGGAAGTGAAAACCACTGGTTCCTATCAGGACAGGTAGATTATAAAAAAGGAGAAGACATCTCTTATTTCGGTAAAACTTTCGACTTCCAGGACACGTACAGAGTTTCTGCGGGTGGATGGTACTTACCTAACTATAACAACTTCAGAAGCTACTTCTCAAGAGTAATCTACAGATATGGAGCTTTCTATGAAAGAGGAAACCTTAAACTGGAAGGAACAAGCATTAACAAATTCGGTATTTCTGCCGGAGTAATGCTTCCATTCAAAACAAGTAGCATCACAAGAATGAGTGGTCTTGAAATAGGACTGGAAGTAGGTAAAAGAGGAACTCTTAAAAACAACCTGATCAATCAGAACTTCGTCAACCTGAAAATCGGCTTTAATTTTGCTGACAAATGGTTCAGAAAGACTCTTTATAACTAGAATGAATTTTTCAAAAAAAATATCATATAAAAATATAGCATGCCTTTTTAGTTGTGCTATATTTTTTATATTGACATCCTGTGAAGAGGATCTTACCAAAAGAAATGGCAGCCAAAGCAAAAATTTCCCTTCACAGATCATCAACAACGCCAATATTATACAGCGTGACTCCGGCTTTGTCACTTTAAAAGCCAAAGCACCCATCATTGAAAAGTATGAGCTGATCGACAGCCCTTATGTAGTAGCCCGAAAAGGAATTGATATTGAGTTTTTTGATAAAAAGAAACCTAAGGTTCCGGGAAGAATTACAGCTAAATACGCCCGTATTTTTGAGTATAAAAAATTCTATGAAGCCAAAGGTGACGTAAGGATAAAAACTAATGAAGGGCAGCGATTTGCCATGCAGAGTATTTACTGGGATCAAAGAAAAAACAGAATCTATACCAAAGATACTGTATATGTTACCATGGAAGATGGTTCTACACTGGTAGGTGCCAATGGAATGACGGCAAAGGATGACTTTTCTGAATATACTTTCTATAACAACTCAGGAGATTTCAGTTCAAAGAGAATTTCTGAGAATAAAAAATAATCCGAAAAAATAATGAAAGCTCTGGCTATTGGACTGATGTCCGGAACAAGTCTGGACGGTTTAGACATCTGTCTTGCTGAATTTGAAAAACAGGACAAATGGACTTTTCAGATCCTGAAAGCCGAGACAATCCCCTATTCTGAGGATTGGGAAAACAAACTTAAAAACTCCATTCATCTTTCTGCTGAAGATTTACTGGAACTGAATTCAGAATATGGTTTTTACCTTGGCCGGCAGGTGAAAGAATTTATTCATAAGCATCAGCTTGAAAACATCAGCCTGATTGCCTCTCATGGCCACACGATTTTCCATCAGCCTCAGCGAAAATTTACCCTTCAGATAGGAGACGGCAGAGCGATCAAGCTGGAAACCGGATTACCTGTTATCTATGATTTCAGAAGCCAGGATGTGCTGATGAATGGAAACGGAGCACCATTGGTTCCTATAGGTGATGAATTACTTTTTTCAGAGCACAGCGCTTGTTTAAACCTTGGCGGATTTTCCAATATTTCTTTACACTCAGACGGAAAAAGA is a window from the Chryseobacterium indologenes genome containing:
- a CDS encoding HlyD family secretion protein; translation: MENNNTQAAEPKKKKSLVFPIILAAVVIGGGIYGYRAFTYGQYHEETDDAQISSNMAPVISKISGYVAQVKVKDNQFVKKGDTLVILDNRDQKMALDQAQAALSTAKSNISNAEATTTATSKNIGSSEAAVVTANAQIEAAKVNVWKTSQDLKRYANLVKDHSITEQQYEQALAAKQSADRQLQVLVDQRNQIAQQTHIASSQTAASSQQISVAGSVAKQREVDVENAKLNLSYTVILAPEDGYVGKVPTQAGQYLQAGAQLFALVKNDQKWVVANFKETQVDKMVEGQKVKIEIDAFPDQEFEGVVSSFSPATGATFSILPPDNASGNFVKVVQRLPVKIDFVNLDKNIAKRLRTGMNVKAEVALK
- a CDS encoding TolC family protein, whose protein sequence is MKRINNSVIALSLFVGIANANAQEKKTLSLDEAVQLGIQNSKNLKIDAAKIEEATADLLEAKNRQLPELKVSGSYMYLPIKPNVDIKLPGVSGAGGPEVHQVAYGSANLSVPIYSGGRIKYGIQSAKYLVEASKLSTENDKIAIAYNVAQAYNNLFKANQSIKVFEENLAASQKRDETFLKMENNGLIARNDRLKANLQTSNIELQLLEAKNNYNIANINMDLLLGLPETTELAVDENYIEEGSDVKPVDFYVTEARENRKDLQALAQQRKAAELGSKAAKAENLPSIAFTGGYVAADIPKFLTVYNAINVGIGVSYNLSNLWKENSSLRQSQAREKQLAATDELLNDNIKLDVNREYQNTDYSKKRIAVFEKSAEQANENYRITKNKYDNGLATMTELLDADAAQIAANVGVINAKADAALAYRKLLQTTGTLTIK
- a CDS encoding TetR/AcrR family transcriptional regulator, which gives rise to MISKEENILFAAEKLFAEKGFEGTSTREIAKDANVNISMISYYFGSKEKLYEKLVEYRMNEGQFFSKDLLGRTDINEWQKIEKVIDQFSNKIRTQKCFYRIMQREQVYTKNPQIVEFLKQTKMGFLSMYSQILESGLKNGIFTKNPPIYLLHSTVSGTLFYAFNAKEMYKEFLNETEDEEAFDEKYYTELNKHIKYLLKDLLGYEENK
- a CDS encoding ATP-binding protein, with product MNWENIAGQTNLKKLLRESIAENRVSHAQLFVGKEGYGTLPMVLAYAKEILNRENEHAAAKVEHLNHLDLHFSFPVFTDNRNSLSKNKFDEFREMIMASPYASYDDWTAFLESENKQLFISADEIDDQNQKFSLKSFEGGTKILIVWRADKMNTAASNKFLKFLEEPPAKTIILLTAESTNDILPTILSRTQIVEIPRLHDEDIENYLKKNFSVSDEKVKEIVHEAQGDLNDAIKLLNSGDKTNEFEKLFVQWVRDAFMVKKKPEYLRSIILWAREIAGWNREKQKNFLNYCSEIFRLALLQNYQSENLVYKKIDANGFNWGGFSKFISGANIEPILEEINTADLHLTRNGNPKIVWTDLGIKLSRYIHKST
- the mdlD gene encoding NAD(P)-dependent benzaldehyde dehydrogenase MdlD, whose protein sequence is MDTNLEQKIKGIFQQQKAFFKTNQTKDIEFRKAQLRKFREVFLQHTDDLCEALSIDLGKSRKEAEYVEIQIVISELDYFLENIDEWAKPTPVPSKPHPSGAEVISKIMYEPYGVTYIIGPFNYPVQLTFSPLIGALIAGNTAILKPSENTPHVAQVLENIVKESFDESYVAVIQGAIEENTLLLSLPFDYIFFTGSPNVGKIVMKAAAEQLIPLALELGGKSPTIVHQDADLDKAVARISYGKWINCGQTCVAPDYIYIHESVKDAFIKKFKAHLNTAYEGQSLGKIGKIVSQNQIKHLAGYLEAAPEKVIYGGSYDLETRHFEATLMDNITWNDQVMQQEIFGPILPIMTYNDINEALEEINNRPKPLALYVFTENQEFADNVLHHTTSGDAEINSTIIHVGSHYLPFGGVGTSGMGKYHGKFSFESFSHSRSVLQVK
- a CDS encoding membrane protein, yielding MKKIFVVSFISVGYFLNAQSLSNSPYATYGIGDVKYDNTIETTSMGGISTAFISDFTSSFNFANPANNANFELTSIRLEATNENNYFKSNYNDMKSTKHSTYLSNISLAFPLSPKVKMGISYQPYSSKSYDIVTEQFAADGTPMYKNNFKGSGTLNAAQVAVSYKINQELSVGARANLYFGDLNDLNEFRAYNPATGSYAGEYVNGYQTKNRVRNFNFTLGTSYQTLNTRTDKKFTVGATATFGNTSNMTTEYVNSTYRYSDAQETNKVYETIIEQKETKSKNLLPLQASVGVGYGSENHWFLSGQVDYKKGEDISYFGKTFDFQDTYRVSAGGWYLPNYNNFRSYFSRVIYRYGAFYERGNLKLEGTSINKFGISAGVMLPFKTSSITRMSGLEIGLEVGKRGTLKNNLINQNFVNLKIGFNFADKWFRKTLYN
- the lptC gene encoding LPS export ABC transporter periplasmic protein LptC; the encoded protein is MNFSKKISYKNIACLFSCAIFFILTSCEEDLTKRNGSQSKNFPSQIINNANIIQRDSGFVTLKAKAPIIEKYELIDSPYVVARKGIDIEFFDKKKPKVPGRITAKYARIFEYKKFYEAKGDVRIKTNEGQRFAMQSIYWDQRKNRIYTKDTVYVTMEDGSTLVGANGMTAKDDFSEYTFYNNSGDFSSKRISENKK
- a CDS encoding anhydro-N-acetylmuramic acid kinase is translated as MKALAIGLMSGTSLDGLDICLAEFEKQDKWTFQILKAETIPYSEDWENKLKNSIHLSAEDLLELNSEYGFYLGRQVKEFIHKHQLENISLIASHGHTIFHQPQRKFTLQIGDGRAIKLETGLPVIYDFRSQDVLMNGNGAPLVPIGDELLFSEHSACLNLGGFSNISLHSDGKRIAFDIAPVNIVLNHLAQQINKSFDENGELAQKGEINEALLNDLNALDFYQRSHPKSLGIEWCHEHIFPVLKNIEISDALATFTEHSAQQIANVINTYNIQDILITGGGAYNSFLIEKIRSKTLAEVIIPEKEIIDYKEALIFAFMGVLKINNEVNVLSSATGSSHDHSSGVIA